The Trueperaceae bacterium genomic interval GCACGTCGGCAGCGTCGGTCGTGAGCACGCCCAGGCCCTCCTCGAGCCGGGCCAGCAGCTCCTGCGCCGAGAGGGTGCGGGCGGCGCTGGCCGCCAGCTCCAGCGCCAGCGGCATGCCGTCGACGCGCCTCGCCAGCTCCGCGGCGGCCGCCAGGTCGTCGCGGCCCAGGCGGGCGCCGGCGGTGCGGGCGGCGACCCTGTCGGCGAACAGGCGGACGGCGTCGTAGGCGAGGGGGTCGGCGTCCTCGCGCGGCGGCACCGCCAGGCCGCCGAGGGGGAAGAGCGTCTCGACGCTGAGGCCCAGCGCCACCCGGGAGGTGACGAGCAGCCTCAGGCCCGTTGCGGCGGCGAGCAGCTCGGCGAGGGACCGCGCCTCCGCCGCCACGCCCTCGCACGAGTCGAGCACCAGCAGGCCAGGCTGCAGCACGAGGCGGTCGAACACCTGCGCCTCCAGCGGACGCGGTCCCGAGGAGGCGAGCCCCAGGGCGTCGGCGATCGCCGCGAACAGCGCCTCCCGCGTCGTGACGGAGCCGAGCGGCACGTACCATGCCGGCTGCGGGTGGTCGCGGAGGTGGCGCCGCGCCGCCTCGAGGGCGAGCCTGGTCTTGCCCACGCCGCCCAGTCCGTTCACCGTCACGAGGCGCACGTCGTCGCGGCCGAGCAGGCCCACCAGCGCCCCCAGCTCGTCGCTCCGCCCCACGAAGCGGGTCAGCGCCCGCGGCAGCCCGGGAGCGTCCCGCACCCGCCAGGCCGGCGTCGCCGCGCCCGCGGAGAGGGCCTCGAAGAGGCGCGTCGTCTCCCTGTCCGGCTCGGCGTCGAGCTCGCTGCGCAGCGCGTCGGCGAAGGCGGTGTAGGCCTCGGCGGCGGCCTGGCGCTCGCCAGCGGCGAACAGCGCCGCGAGGAGGGCGCAGAGGGCCTCCTCGTCGAGCGGGTCGTCGCGCAGCAGGCGGCGCAGCCAGCCGGCCGCCGACGCGTGCTCCCCTCGCTCGCCGAGGCTCGCCGCTAGCCCCAGGGCGCAGGCGCGCCACCGCCTCCTCAGGTCGGCGCGCTCGGCGTCGAGCCAGGAGCCGTAGGCGGGGGCGTCGTGCACCTCGACGCCCGCGAGGAACTCCCCGCGGTAGAGACCAAGCGCCGCCTCCCAGTCGCCGCGGGCAGCGGCGTCGGCGAACGCGGCCACGTCGGTGTCCACGACGTACCTGAGGCGCGCCTTCTCGACGACGAGCTCGCCGGGCCAGCCGCGCGAGCGCGCGCGGTGCAAGATCACGCGCACGTTGCCCAGCGCCACCTCCTCGGGGGCGTCGGGCCTATAGAGGTAGGCGAGCTCGCTCCGCGTCACCCAGCCGCCACGGCTCGCGAGGTAGTAGAGGAGGGACGCCGGCTTGTCGACGGGCAGGTCCCGGGCTCCCTCCGGCGCGTGGACGGCAGGCGACCCGAGCAGCCTCAGGCTGGCCTCCACTCCGGGATGATAGACGCTCGCGCCGTCGCGGACGGCGGCGGCGCGTCACCGCCAACCCGTCGCCGTCGTTGACACCGTTCCGAAGGCCCGTGGTAGACTTCTTGTCGCCTTGGCGCCGTAGCCAAGTGGTAAGGCAGAGGTCTGCAAAACCTCGATTCACCGGTTCGAATCCGGTCGGCGCCTCCAACCTTCTCCCAGAGGCGCCCAAGGCCACGGCGAGAGGCACACGGTTCGCAGGCGCGTAGCTCAGTGGGAGAGCGCTACATTGACACTGTAGAGGTCGGCAGTTCAATCCTGCCCGCGCCTACCAAGCAAGGACCCCCGCGCGCAGCGGGGGTCCTCGTCTGCGGGACGCTCGCGCCGCGGTAGTCGGGTCGCCGCGGGCGGGGACGGCGGACCTCCCCAGCGGCCGCGGCTCCCCCGTGTCCGCGGCGACGATCGGCGCCCACCGCGACCCCGAGCGCTCGGCATCTCCCGTCGCCCGACGCCCAGCCGTGGTAACAGATGGTACGGGGAGTCCGCGAGAGGCGGACCGCGATGGGGTGCCTCACGACATGACCTTGCCGAGCCTCAACGTCTCGCGACGGCTCAGCCGCGTCCACGAGTCGGACCTGCTCTCGCGCATCTGCGTGCGCCCGCCCTACTTCGCCCTGGAGGACCTGACCCTCGACGGCCTCGAGCTGCACGCGACGGCCCGAGCCGAGTCTCCGGCGGCGCTCGAGGTCGGGCCGATGCCCGCCGCCGAGCTCGGCAGGCACGCCGCGATCGTCGGGCTCTCGCTCGCCGCCCTCTCGCAGGCAGACGAGGCCCGCCGGTACTACCTGGCGCGGCGCGCGGAGTGCCGCTACGTGCCCAACGCGGCGCCCTACGGCTCGCCGGTGCGCTTCGTGGCGCGACTTCTCGGGCTCGACAAGCGCACGGCGAGAGCCGCCGTCGCTGCCACGGCCGCGGGGGCGCGGCTCGCCTCCTTCGAGATCGACTACACGGTCCTCACCGAGTCGGCCTTCGAGCGGCTCTTCCGGATCCGCGCGATGACCACCCCCGCCGGACCCAGCCCGTACGGCTCGCTGCTGGCCACGGAGTGGCGCGCCACGGAGGGCGGCGGCGAGCAGGTCGTCGCGGAGGTGCCCGCCAGCGCGTGCGTCGGGCACTTCGACGGCTACCCGGCGCTGCCGGTCGCCGTGGTCATGGGCCAGCTCTCGTACCTCGCCGGGCGCGTGCACGGCGAGCCGTACCGGGTGCTGCGCGGCGAGGTGGAGGCCAGCGACCTCGTCTGGGCGGGCGAGCGCGCCGTGTTCAGCGCGGCGCGCGCCGGCGTGGGAGGGCATCCCGACGTGCCCGGAGCGCATCGCTACCGCTGCCAGGCGGCGGCGGGGGACCGGGTCGTGGGCGCCATGACCCTGTGGCTCGAGTCAGTTGACTAGGGTGTCGCGGACCGGCCGGGGCTTGCCCGGCGTCAGCGGCAGGGACGGCTGCACCTCGGCCGCCGGCAGGGGGCGCGAGAACAGGAAGCCCTGGCCGAGCTGACAGCCGAGGTCGCGTAGCACCCGGCGCTGGGCCTCGGTCTCGATGCCCTCGGCGACGATCACGAGGTCGAGGTGCTTCGCGACGTGGGTGATCGCCTCGACGAGCGCCAGCGCGAAGTGCGGGGCGTGCAGGGGAGAGCCGAGGTCCTTGACGAAGCTCTTGTCGATCTTCACGGTGTCGATGGGCAGGTCTCGCAGGTAGGCGAACGAGGAGTAGCCGGTCCCGAAGTCGTCGATCGCGATCCTGACCCCGAGGCGTTGCAGGCGCTGGAGCGTCTCGGTCACGTGGTCGACGCCGTGCATGACGATGCCCTCGGTCAGCTCGATCTCGAGCAGCTCGGGCAGCAGCGCGTGGTCCTCGAGGGCGGCCTCGACGGTGCGGAAGAAGCCGGGGTGCGCGAACTGCATAGCCGAGACGTTCACCGAGACGACGACGCCCTGACCGGACAGCGCCTCCCACGCCTTCGCCTGGCGGCAGGCCTCGCGCAGCACCCGCTCGCCCAGGGAGACGATGAGGCCGCTCCGCTCGGCGATGGGGATGAACTCGTGCGGCGGGACGTGGCCCCACTTCGGGTGATACCAGCGCGCCAGCGCCTCGACCTTCCTCAGCTCCCCGGTCTCGAGGTCGTGGATCGACTGGTAGACGACGGTGAGCTGGCCGTCGTCCGCGCTGAGCCCGGTCCTCAGCTCGCGCTCGAGGCTCCGCTGGCGCTCGACGAGCGCGTCGGAGTCGGCGCGGTAGCGCTGCACGCCGTTCTTGCCCGAGCGCTTGACCCGGTACATCGCCGAGTCGGCGTGGCGCAGGAGCGTCGGCCCGTCTGGCGCGTCGTCCGGGTAGAGGCAGATCCCGATGCTGGCCGTGACGTGGTGCGAGAGGTCGTGCAGGTCGAAGGGCTTCACCAGGGCCGCCTGCAGCTTGCGCGCCGCGAACATCGCGGCCTGGGGGCTCTCGACGTCGCCGAGGATGATGACGAACTCGTCGCCGCTTATGCGCGCCATGACGTCGTCCGGCCCGAGCTCGTCCTGCAGGCGCCGCGACACCGAGCGGAGCAGCTCGTCGCCGGCCTCGTGGCCGAGCGTGTCGTTCACGACCTTGAAGCCGTCGACGTCGAGGTAGAGCACCGCGACCCGCCCGCCGGACGACCGCGCCCTGTCCAGGCGCCTCTCGAGCTCGTCGTCGAGGCGGAGGCGGTTCGCGAGCCCCGTGAGCGCGTCGTGGTAGGCCTGCCGCTCGGCCTCCTCCATGCGTGCGCGCGTGCGCGTGTAGCTCTCCTTGAACTGGATGAACACCGAGGTGAGGACGAGGAGCACGGTGTTGGCCAGGTTCAGCTCGATGAGCGCGTAGGCGACGCCCCAGTCGACCGCG includes:
- a CDS encoding EAL domain-containing protein — protein: MEWAHRLLEAADLRSSGTRYEAMWRRILLAFIPIGALAFLVGLALEVPSGQATGFDLVLYPLMGGFLLLLEAVLAFGRRTLPLVVMTIIVGASSFFFLKLGWLLFLAPAGTDVQAQFTETLFWIPVVYLLSFILEEGRLGQLAVRAFTAGVLLLAGVYTVPGAIAGAVDWGVAYALIELNLANTVLLVLTSVFIQFKESYTRTRARMEEAERQAYHDALTGLANRLRLDDELERRLDRARSSGGRVAVLYLDVDGFKVVNDTLGHEAGDELLRSVSRRLQDELGPDDVMARISGDEFVIILGDVESPQAAMFAARKLQAALVKPFDLHDLSHHVTASIGICLYPDDAPDGPTLLRHADSAMYRVKRSGKNGVQRYRADSDALVERQRSLERELRTGLSADDGQLTVVYQSIHDLETGELRKVEALARWYHPKWGHVPPHEFIPIAERSGLIVSLGERVLREACRQAKAWEALSGQGVVVSVNVSAMQFAHPGFFRTVEAALEDHALLPELLEIELTEGIVMHGVDHVTETLQRLQRLGVRIAIDDFGTGYSSFAYLRDLPIDTVKIDKSFVKDLGSPLHAPHFALALVEAITHVAKHLDLVIVAEGIETEAQRRVLRDLGCQLGQGFLFSRPLPAAEVQPSLPLTPGKPRPVRDTLVN